A region of Lycium barbarum isolate Lr01 chromosome 1, ASM1917538v2, whole genome shotgun sequence DNA encodes the following proteins:
- the LOC132612966 gene encoding ethylene-responsive transcription factor ERF017-like produces the protein MEGPSQKNEQKYKGVRLRKWGKWVSEVRLPNSRERIWLGSFDTAEKAARAFDAAQFCLRGPNAKFNFPDSPPNILGGQRLRPSEIPAVAARFANNYVHSQSVVQDVPLPAHHEGNIMANTNTHVINMEKDETSLSSTTCCDVPPVVQMDATINPADMDWAFFDMLEDYPHHTSGPDGPTYDLFCGPYSGTGFDYGYYPGGLSSNLYSPPHFPQRTTPNYDEHGHDDDTGNGGDEHYSQQSFLWNF, from the coding sequence ATGGAAGGTCCAAGTCAGAAAAATGAGCAGAAATACAAAGGAGTCAGGTTGAGAAAATGGGGAAAATGGGTTTCTGAAGTGAGATTGCCTAATAGCCGTGAGAGGATATGGTTAGGCTCGTTCGATACGGCTGAGAAAGCTGCAAGGGCTTTTGATGCTGCGCAGTTCTGCCTCCGAGGGCCGAACGCGAAGTTTAACTTCCCAGATAGCCCGCCGAATATATTGGGCGGGCAAAGGCTTCGGCCCTCGGAGATACCGGCTGTCGCAGCTAGGTTTGCGAATAATTATGTGCACTCGCAGTCAGTAGTACAGGACGTACCACTACCAGCGCATCATGAGGGCAATATTATGGCAAATACTAATACGCACGTGATTAATATGGAGAAGGATGAAACGTCACTATCATCGACTACTTGTTGTGATGTACCGCCAGTGGTCCAAATGGATGCCACTATTAATCCAGCTGATATGGACTGGGCCTTTTTTGATATGTTGGAGGATTATCCACATCATACTAGTGGGCCTGATGGGCCTACATATGATCTTTTTTGTGGTCCATATTCTGGGACTGGTTTTGATTATGGATATTATCCTGGAGGACTGTCAAGTAATCTCTACTCACCACCACATTTCCCACAAAGAACAACTCCTAATTATGATGAACATGGCCATGATGATGATACGGGCAATGGTGGAGATGAACATTACTCTCAACAATCCTTCCTCTGGAACTTTTAA